From the genome of Pseudomonas sp. gcc21, one region includes:
- the putA gene encoding trifunctional transcriptional regulator/proline dehydrogenase/L-glutamate gamma-semialdehyde dehydrogenase: MANTTLGVKLDEATRNRLKDAAARLDRTPHWLIKQAIFSYLETLERGVEMPELAALAQRIEPGDSGAINELAEHSFQPFLEFAQSILPQTVLRAAITAAYRRPEPEIVPLLLEQARVPEQLARSSHELAYRLAEQLRARKGASGRAGLVQGLLQEFSLSSQEGVALMCLAEALLRIPDKGTRDALIRDKISNGNWQQHLGHSPSMFVNAASWGLLVTGRLVSTHNEAGMTRSLNRIIGKSGEPVIRKAVDMAMRMMGEQFVTGETIGEALANASRLEKQGFRYSYDMLGEAAMTEGDARTYMSSYEQAIHAIGKASNGRGIYEGPGISIKLSALHPRYSRAQYDLVIDELYPRLLELVRLGRQYDIGINIDAEEADRLELSLDLLERLCFDPELRGWNGIGFVIQAYQKRCPYVIDFLIDLARRSSHRLMIRLVKGAYWDTEIKLAQLEGLEGYPVFTRKMYTDVSYIACARKLLAAPDAVYPQFATHNAHSLATIYHLAGQNYYPGQYEFQCLHGMGEPLYDQVVGKTTEGKLNRPCRIYAPVGTHETLLAYLVRRLLENGANTSFVNRIADRSVSIGELVEDPVATVQQAAADEGALGLPHPRIPLPRDLYGKGRANSSGIDLSNEQRLASLSSALLASTQQQWRAQPMLGCPVAKGNGEDVRNPADLRDCVGQVRNASEQEARDALQAAQIAAPIWQATPAAERAAILERAADVMESHIEPLLGLLAREAGKTFSNGIAEVREAVDFIRFYARIAREDFNNDTHRPLGTVLCISPWNFPLAIFTGQVVAALAAGNTVIAKPAEQTPLVAAQAIRFLLDAGVPEGAVQLLPGDGAALGNVLVSDERIRGVMFTGSTEVASIISRTLAGRLDVQGRPIPLIAETGGQNAMIVDSSALTEQVVADVVESAFDSAGQRCSALRVLCVQEDVAERLLWMLEGTFAGYSVGDPGNLATDVGPVIDAEARATIERHITEMREKGLRVVQAGRHEPDALNRGTYVLPTLIEIESLAELQREVFGPVLHVLRYRREDLPDLLDQINHTGYGLTLGVHTRIDETIERVVNRARVGNLYVNRNMVGAVVGVQPFGGEGLSGTGPKAGGPLYMYRLLSSYPAQGATPTFERMGSESETETRMRERLAERIDVPAQALRAWADEQRNPALADACAAFAALSQSGLTRVLPGPTGERNTYTILPRERVLCLADAEQDRLIQLAALLSVGCMAVWPEDEVTQTLLSRLPTPVQARIDRTANWEDEDTEFEAVLHHGDSDQLCEICKILAQRSGPIVGVQGHAQGERDILLERLYIERSLSINTAAAGGNASLMSIS, translated from the coding sequence ATGGCCAACACCACACTCGGCGTAAAGCTGGACGAAGCTACCCGTAACCGCTTGAAGGACGCAGCTGCACGCCTCGATCGCACGCCGCACTGGCTCATCAAGCAGGCGATATTCAGCTATCTGGAGACCCTGGAACGTGGCGTCGAAATGCCCGAGCTGGCGGCCCTGGCTCAGCGCATAGAACCTGGCGATAGCGGCGCCATCAATGAACTGGCGGAACACTCTTTTCAGCCGTTTCTTGAATTTGCCCAGAGCATTCTGCCGCAAACGGTGCTCCGCGCAGCCATCACGGCAGCCTATCGCCGGCCAGAGCCGGAAATTGTGCCGCTGTTACTGGAGCAGGCCCGCGTCCCGGAACAGCTCGCCAGATCCAGCCACGAGCTGGCTTATCGGCTCGCCGAGCAGCTGCGGGCGCGCAAGGGCGCCAGCGGCCGAGCCGGACTGGTGCAGGGCCTGCTCCAGGAGTTCTCGCTATCCTCCCAGGAAGGGGTTGCGCTGATGTGCCTGGCCGAGGCCTTGCTGCGCATTCCGGACAAGGGCACCCGCGACGCGCTGATTCGCGACAAGATCAGCAACGGCAACTGGCAACAGCATCTGGGACACAGCCCCTCGATGTTCGTCAACGCAGCTTCCTGGGGGCTTCTGGTTACTGGGCGACTGGTGTCGACGCATAACGAAGCAGGCATGACGCGGTCCCTCAATCGCATCATCGGCAAGAGTGGCGAACCGGTTATCCGCAAGGCTGTGGACATGGCCATGCGCATGATGGGCGAACAGTTTGTGACCGGCGAAACCATTGGCGAGGCACTGGCCAATGCATCCAGACTGGAAAAGCAGGGCTTCCGCTATTCCTACGACATGCTCGGCGAGGCGGCGATGACTGAAGGGGACGCTCGCACCTATATGAGCTCCTACGAACAAGCCATTCACGCCATTGGCAAAGCCTCAAATGGCCGCGGTATCTACGAAGGGCCCGGCATTTCCATAAAGCTATCCGCCCTGCACCCACGTTACAGCCGTGCGCAATATGATCTGGTAATCGACGAGCTCTATCCTCGCTTACTCGAGCTGGTACGGCTGGGTCGACAATACGACATCGGCATCAATATCGACGCCGAGGAAGCCGACCGCCTGGAGCTATCCCTCGACCTTCTCGAACGGCTGTGCTTTGACCCGGAGCTGCGTGGTTGGAATGGGATCGGGTTCGTTATTCAGGCTTACCAGAAGCGCTGCCCGTACGTGATCGATTTCCTTATCGACCTGGCGCGTCGCAGCAGCCATCGCCTGATGATTCGCCTGGTAAAGGGCGCCTACTGGGACACCGAAATAAAGCTCGCCCAGCTTGAAGGGCTTGAGGGATACCCGGTGTTCACCCGCAAAATGTACACCGACGTTTCCTATATAGCCTGTGCCCGCAAACTGCTGGCAGCGCCGGACGCGGTATATCCCCAGTTTGCGACACACAATGCGCATTCGCTGGCGACGATCTACCATCTGGCCGGACAGAACTATTATCCCGGCCAGTACGAGTTCCAATGTCTGCACGGTATGGGCGAGCCGCTGTACGATCAGGTGGTCGGCAAGACCACAGAGGGCAAACTGAATCGCCCGTGCCGCATTTACGCCCCGGTGGGCACCCACGAAACTCTGCTCGCCTACCTCGTGCGCCGGCTTCTGGAGAATGGCGCCAACACGTCCTTCGTCAATCGCATTGCTGATCGCTCAGTCTCCATCGGCGAACTGGTCGAAGATCCTGTCGCTACCGTGCAACAGGCTGCTGCCGACGAAGGCGCACTGGGCCTGCCGCACCCGCGGATCCCTCTTCCACGCGATCTGTATGGAAAAGGGCGCGCCAATTCCAGCGGCATAGATCTGTCCAACGAGCAGCGTCTCGCCTCGCTTTCCAGCGCGCTACTCGCCAGCACCCAGCAACAATGGCGCGCCCAGCCCATGCTTGGCTGCCCTGTTGCGAAAGGGAACGGGGAAGACGTACGCAATCCGGCTGACCTGCGCGACTGCGTGGGCCAGGTACGCAACGCTTCCGAGCAGGAGGCACGCGATGCCCTGCAGGCCGCACAGATCGCAGCGCCCATATGGCAAGCGACACCGGCGGCGGAACGTGCCGCCATCCTCGAGCGAGCCGCTGATGTGATGGAGTCGCACATCGAGCCCCTGCTCGGCCTACTGGCGCGCGAAGCCGGAAAAACCTTTTCCAATGGTATCGCCGAAGTGCGCGAGGCGGTCGACTTTATACGCTTCTATGCACGCATAGCCCGTGAAGACTTCAACAACGATACCCACCGTCCACTGGGTACAGTGCTATGCATCAGCCCGTGGAATTTCCCGCTGGCGATCTTTACTGGCCAGGTGGTGGCTGCGCTGGCCGCCGGAAACACAGTGATTGCCAAGCCGGCTGAACAGACGCCGCTTGTCGCTGCACAGGCTATTCGATTCCTGCTGGATGCTGGGGTACCCGAAGGCGCGGTTCAGCTGCTTCCGGGTGACGGCGCGGCATTGGGTAACGTGCTAGTAAGTGACGAGCGAATCAGGGGGGTGATGTTTACCGGCTCAACCGAGGTCGCAAGCATCATCTCGCGAACGCTGGCCGGCCGTCTGGATGTACAGGGGCGCCCGATTCCCTTGATAGCCGAGACAGGCGGCCAGAACGCCATGATCGTCGATTCGTCTGCCCTGACCGAACAGGTTGTAGCTGATGTGGTCGAGTCCGCCTTCGACAGCGCCGGGCAACGCTGCTCCGCCCTGCGCGTGCTCTGCGTACAGGAAGACGTAGCCGAGCGTCTGCTGTGGATGCTGGAGGGCACGTTCGCCGGATATAGTGTCGGCGACCCCGGCAACCTCGCTACCGATGTGGGCCCGGTGATCGACGCCGAGGCAAGGGCTACAATCGAACGTCATATCACCGAGATGCGCGAGAAGGGGCTTCGCGTCGTACAAGCTGGACGCCATGAGCCAGACGCTTTGAACCGGGGGACCTACGTACTTCCGACGTTGATCGAAATCGAAAGCCTGGCAGAACTCCAGCGTGAGGTGTTCGGCCCGGTATTACATGTGCTCCGATATAGACGCGAAGACCTGCCGGACCTGCTGGACCAGATCAATCACACCGGCTACGGGCTGACGCTTGGTGTACATACGCGCATAGACGAGACCATCGAGCGGGTAGTAAACAGGGCCCGTGTCGGCAATCTGTACGTCAACCGCAATATGGTCGGTGCAGTAGTGGGCGTGCAGCCCTTCGGTGGCGAGGGGCTCTCTGGCACCGGCCCCAAGGCCGGCGGCCCGCTGTATATGTATCGCTTGTTATCCAGCTACCCAGCTCAAGGCGCAACGCCCACCTTCGAGCGCATGGGGAGCGAAAGCGAAACCGAGACTCGCATGCGTGAGCGCCTGGCCGAGCGCATAGACGTTCCGGCTCAAGCACTACGAGCCTGGGCCGACGAGCAGCGCAATCCAGCGTTAGCGGACGCTTGCGCTGCATTTGCGGCTCTGTCACAGAGTGGATTGACGCGCGTGTTGCCAGGCCCGACGGGTGAGCGCAATACCTACACAATATTGCCGCGAGAACGCGTACTGTGCCTGGCGGACGCAGAGCAGGATCGCCTGATCCAATTGGCTGCGCTGCTTTCTGTTGGCTGCATGGCGGTCTGGCCTGAAGACGAAGTTACCCAGACCCTGCTTTCACGTCTCCCCACTCCGGTACAGGCCCGTATCGACAGGACTGCAAACTGGGAGGATGAAGACACTGAGTTCGAAGCCGTTCTGCATCATGGCGACTCCGATCAGTTGTGCGAAATCTGCAAAATACTGGCTCAACGCAGCGGGCCGATTGTCGGCGTTCAGGGTCATGCGCAGGGGGAGCGAGATATATTGCTTGAACGCCTTTATATAGAAAGATCATTGAGCATCAACACTGCAGCGGCCGGAGGCAATGCGAGCCTGATGAGCATCAGTTAA
- a CDS encoding mechanosensitive ion channel family protein: MNWEAFWTNSLLFDLIILCGITIGSYILLSAVLGIVSRRLDGLAKHRRARSYFFVAQLLRNTSRLLILAFSLLIGLKAVELSPRWEEAMSHGWFIALAFQIALWLDMAVRLWTDSLTRDGKTRNPVTTTIIGIMIRIVVWTMMLLSILANLGVDITAMVASLGVGGIAIALAVQTLLSDVFASLSIGIDKPFEIGDFVVFGEVAGNIEHIGLKTTRIRSLSGEQIVCANADLLSQTLHNYKRMQTRRIVFGFGISYRTPSEKVREVGQMVRRVIERVDKTKFDRAHFSAFGESKLNFEVVHIVQTADYNEYMDIQQEINLGIMKGLEDMEVDFAFPRRSVEFIGGTLPDVQVREAQPELG, translated from the coding sequence ATGAATTGGGAAGCTTTCTGGACTAATTCGTTGCTGTTCGATCTGATAATCCTCTGTGGCATCACCATCGGCAGTTACATCCTGTTGAGTGCGGTACTGGGCATAGTCAGTCGGCGACTGGACGGGCTGGCCAAGCACCGACGCGCGAGGAGCTACTTCTTTGTCGCGCAGTTATTACGCAATACCAGCCGACTCCTCATCCTCGCATTCTCGCTACTGATCGGCCTCAAGGCGGTGGAGCTTTCCCCCCGGTGGGAAGAAGCCATGTCCCATGGCTGGTTTATTGCCCTCGCCTTTCAGATAGCCCTCTGGCTGGATATGGCAGTACGGCTCTGGACGGACAGTCTCACGCGGGACGGCAAGACGCGTAACCCGGTGACCACAACCATCATCGGCATCATGATACGTATCGTAGTCTGGACGATGATGCTGCTTTCAATTCTGGCTAACCTGGGCGTGGATATCACCGCCATGGTCGCCAGCCTTGGGGTGGGCGGCATTGCCATTGCGTTAGCCGTACAAACCCTCCTCAGCGATGTGTTTGCCTCTTTATCCATCGGCATCGACAAACCCTTCGAAATTGGTGATTTCGTGGTGTTCGGAGAAGTCGCCGGCAACATCGAACATATCGGACTCAAGACAACCCGGATCCGCAGCCTCAGCGGTGAACAGATCGTCTGCGCGAACGCCGACCTCCTCTCGCAAACTCTGCACAACTACAAACGCATGCAGACCCGGCGGATCGTTTTTGGCTTCGGCATCAGTTACCGGACCCCGTCAGAAAAAGTGCGTGAGGTCGGACAAATGGTTCGCCGGGTAATCGAACGTGTCGACAAGACCAAATTTGACCGGGCTCATTTTTCTGCCTTCGGAGAAAGCAAACTCAACTTTGAAGTCGTGCATATCGTGCAAACCGCCGATTACAACGAGTACATGGACATCCAGCAGGAAATCAACCTGGGCATCATGAAGGGCCTGGAAGACATGGAGGTGGATTTTGCGTTCCCGCGTCGCAGCGTGGAATTTATAGGCGGCACCCTACCGGATGTGCAGGTGCGAGAAGCCCAACCCGAACTGGGCTAA
- the ychF gene encoding redox-regulated ATPase YchF: protein MGFNCGIVGLPNVGKSTLFNALTKAGIGAENFPFCTIEPNSGIVPMPDPRLDALAAIVKPQKTLATTMEFVDIAGLVEGASKGEGLGNQFLANIRETDAIAHVVRCFEDENVIHVSNTVDPKRDIEIIDLELIFADLDSCEKQLQRVTRNAKGGDKEAVALKALIEKLIPHFSEGKPARSLLSDLADDEKKLIKSLHLLTSKPVMYIANVAEDGFENNPHLDVVRGIAEAEGALVVPVCNKIEAEIAELDDGEEKDMFLEAIGMEEPGLNRVIRAGYELLNLQTYFTAGVKEVRAWTVKVGATAPQAAAVIHTDFEKGFIRAEVIAYEDFIKYNGEAGAKEAGKWRLEGKEYIVKDGDVMHFRFNV, encoded by the coding sequence ATGGGTTTCAATTGCGGGATTGTCGGCTTGCCTAACGTAGGCAAATCCACTCTGTTCAATGCCTTGACCAAAGCCGGCATCGGTGCTGAAAACTTTCCCTTCTGCACCATTGAGCCGAACAGCGGCATCGTGCCCATGCCCGATCCGCGCCTGGACGCCCTGGCGGCCATCGTCAAGCCGCAAAAGACCCTGGCTACCACCATGGAGTTCGTCGATATCGCCGGCCTGGTTGAAGGCGCATCGAAGGGCGAAGGCCTGGGCAACCAGTTTCTCGCCAATATTCGCGAGACCGATGCCATCGCCCACGTTGTGCGCTGCTTCGAAGACGAGAACGTCATCCACGTTTCTAATACAGTCGATCCCAAGCGAGACATCGAGATCATCGATCTGGAATTGATTTTTGCCGACCTCGACAGCTGCGAGAAGCAACTGCAGCGCGTTACCCGCAACGCTAAAGGGGGCGACAAGGAAGCGGTGGCGCTGAAGGCCTTGATCGAGAAGCTGATCCCGCATTTTTCTGAGGGCAAACCTGCACGTTCGCTATTGAGCGATCTGGCCGATGACGAAAAGAAACTGATCAAGAGCCTTCATCTGCTGACCAGCAAACCCGTGATGTACATTGCCAACGTGGCCGAAGACGGCTTCGAGAACAATCCGCACCTGGACGTTGTACGCGGCATCGCGGAAGCAGAAGGCGCGCTCGTCGTGCCGGTCTGCAACAAGATCGAAGCCGAGATTGCTGAGCTTGACGACGGCGAAGAGAAGGACATGTTCCTCGAAGCCATCGGCATGGAAGAGCCCGGGCTGAACCGCGTGATCCGTGCCGGCTACGAATTATTGAACCTGCAAACCTACTTCACCGCCGGCGTGAAGGAAGTGCGTGCCTGGACAGTCAAGGTAGGGGCGACCGCGCCTCAGGCTGCCGCAGTCATTCACACCGACTTCGAGAAAGGCTTCATTCGTGCCGAAGTCATCGCCTACGAGGACTTCATCAAATACAACGGCGAAGCCGGCGCCAAGGAAGCGGGCAAATGGCGCCTGGAAGGCAAGGAGTACATCGTCAAGGACGGCGACGTTATGCACTTCCGCTTCAACGTCTAA
- the pth gene encoding aminoacyl-tRNA hydrolase has translation MVGLGNPGPEYELTRHNAGALFVERLADRHNATLRHESKFFGLTGRFTLSGQDVRLLIPTTFMNRSGQAVAALAGFYRIAPEEILVAHDELDLPPGVVKCKQGGGHGGHNGLRDIIASLGSQNTFHRLRLGIGHPGHSSQVTGFVLGRAPRAEQDLLDACIDEAVRELPGMLAGDWTAVIRRLHSFKA, from the coding sequence ATGGTCGGTCTGGGAAATCCCGGACCTGAATATGAACTGACCCGCCACAACGCCGGCGCCCTTTTTGTTGAGCGACTCGCGGACCGGCATAACGCTACGCTGCGCCACGAGAGCAAGTTTTTCGGCCTGACCGGCCGCTTCACCCTTTCCGGTCAGGATGTTCGTCTGTTAATCCCCACCACCTTCATGAACCGCAGTGGTCAGGCCGTTGCCGCACTCGCTGGCTTCTATCGCATCGCCCCGGAAGAAATTCTGGTCGCTCATGATGAGCTGGACCTTCCCCCCGGCGTGGTCAAATGCAAACAGGGTGGCGGACACGGCGGACACAACGGGCTACGCGACATTATCGCCAGCCTGGGCAGTCAAAATACCTTTCACCGCCTGCGCCTGGGGATCGGCCATCCCGGTCACAGTTCTCAGGTTACCGGATTCGTACTGGGTCGCGCGCCGCGCGCCGAGCAGGATCTGCTCGACGCCTGCATCGACGAAGCCGTACGTGAACTTCCCGGTATGCTGGCCGGTGACTGGACGGCGGTCATCCGCCGCCTCCACAGCTTCAAAGCCTGA
- a CDS encoding 50S ribosomal protein L25/general stress protein Ctc: MVDFTLNAKERNDLGKGASRRLRRIADLVPAIVYGGNKAPQSISLETRQLNKALESEAFYSHIISLDVDGKKEDVLLKAVQRHPSKPRIMHVDFLRVVAGHKVNVQVPLHFLNEDTCFGVKQEGGMIFRNLPEIEITCLPKDLPEAIEVDLIDLKLGEVIHLSDLKLPKGVTIPSLALGADHDLPVVNVMAPRVAAEDDQASEEGEESAE, from the coding sequence ATGGTCGACTTCACACTGAATGCGAAAGAGCGTAACGATCTGGGGAAAGGTGCGAGCCGCCGCCTGCGTCGTATCGCTGACCTGGTACCTGCCATTGTTTACGGTGGCAACAAAGCCCCGCAGAGCATTTCGCTGGAAACACGCCAGCTGAACAAGGCGCTCGAAAGCGAAGCCTTCTACTCGCACATCATCTCTCTGGATGTTGATGGTAAGAAAGAAGACGTTCTGCTCAAGGCCGTACAGCGTCACCCTTCCAAGCCCCGCATCATGCACGTTGACTTTCTGCGCGTAGTTGCTGGTCACAAGGTAAACGTTCAGGTTCCCCTGCACTTCCTCAACGAAGACACCTGTTTCGGCGTCAAGCAGGAAGGCGGCATGATTTTCCGCAACCTGCCTGAAATCGAAATCACCTGTCTGCCGAAGGATCTGCCAGAAGCGATCGAAGTCGATCTGATCGACCTCAAGCTTGGCGAAGTGATTCACCTGTCCGACCTGAAGCTGCCTAAAGGCGTAACCATCCCCAGCCTGGCGCTGGGTGCTGATCACGACCTGCCGGTTGTAAACGTCATGGCTCCGCGCGTTGCCGCTGAAGATGACCAAGCTTCTGAAGAAGGCGAAGAGTCAGCGGAATAA
- a CDS encoding ribose-phosphate pyrophosphokinase yields MSKMMVFTGNANPDLARRVVRQLHIPLGDASVSRFSDGEVSVELNENVRGKDVFMIQPTCAPTNDNLMELVVMADALRRSSASRITAVIPYFGYARQDRRPRSARVPISAKVVADMLDVVGVNRVLTVDLHADQIQGFFDIPVDNIYGSPVLIDDIQDQRMDNLLIVSPDIGGVVRARAVAKSLGVDLAIIDKRRPKANQSEVMHIIGDVENRNCILVDDMVDTAGTLCHAAKALKDFGATRVSAYCTHPILSGKAIENINGSMLDELVVTNTIPLTAAAESCDRIRQLDMAPIIAEAMRRISNEESISAMFR; encoded by the coding sequence GTGTCCAAGATGATGGTTTTCACGGGGAACGCCAACCCCGATCTGGCACGACGCGTCGTGCGTCAATTGCATATCCCCCTTGGTGATGCATCCGTCAGCCGCTTCAGCGATGGCGAAGTCAGTGTTGAACTCAACGAGAATGTTCGCGGCAAGGATGTCTTCATGATCCAGCCGACATGCGCGCCGACAAACGACAACCTGATGGAGCTGGTGGTCATGGCTGACGCCCTGCGCCGCTCCTCTGCTTCGCGCATCACGGCCGTTATCCCCTACTTCGGTTATGCCCGCCAGGATCGTCGCCCCCGCTCTGCCCGCGTGCCAATCAGCGCTAAGGTCGTCGCCGACATGCTCGACGTGGTCGGCGTTAACCGCGTTCTCACCGTTGACCTGCATGCTGACCAGATTCAGGGTTTCTTCGATATCCCGGTGGATAATATCTACGGTTCCCCGGTACTGATCGACGACATCCAGGATCAGCGCATGGACAACCTGCTGATCGTGTCTCCGGACATTGGCGGTGTGGTCCGGGCGCGGGCCGTTGCGAAGTCGCTCGGCGTGGATCTGGCGATCATCGACAAGCGTCGCCCCAAGGCCAACCAGTCCGAAGTCATGCATATCATCGGTGATGTAGAAAACCGCAACTGCATCCTGGTTGACGATATGGTCGATACCGCTGGCACTTTGTGCCACGCAGCCAAGGCTCTGAAAGACTTTGGCGCTACCCGCGTATCGGCTTATTGCACGCATCCGATCCTCTCGGGCAAGGCGATCGAGAATATCAACGGCTCCATGCTCGACGAGCTCGTCGTGACCAACACCATCCCGCTGACTGCTGCCGCTGAAAGCTGCGACCGCATCCGCCAGCTGGACATGGCACCGATTATTGCCGAAGCGATGCGTCGCATCAGCAACGAAGAATCCATCAGCGCAATGTTCCGCTAA
- the ispE gene encoding 4-(cytidine 5'-diphospho)-2-C-methyl-D-erythritol kinase — protein sequence MIITPLTLPAPAKLNLFLHVTGRRPNGYHELQTLFQFLDHGDTLHFAAREDGCITLQPELPGVPAEDNLIIKAAQLLQQASGCTHGADIQLEKRLPMGGGIGGGSSDAATTLLGLNHLWKTDLSIDHLAELGLQLGADVPVFVRGQAAWAEGVGEELTPVDLEEPWYLVVVPPCQVSTAEVFSDQRLTRDTSPITLAAFRRHGGRNDLLPVVEARYPEIRNALILLNNYCEAKMTGSGSCLFGAFPNRREADKVRARLPATLQTFVAKGCNRSPLHQLLYKAA from the coding sequence ATGATCATCACACCTCTGACTCTCCCCGCGCCAGCCAAGCTGAATCTGTTCCTCCATGTGACCGGTCGCCGACCAAACGGTTACCACGAGCTGCAAACCCTGTTCCAGTTTCTCGACCATGGCGACACGCTGCACTTTGCTGCGAGAGAAGACGGCTGCATTACACTTCAGCCCGAACTGCCCGGCGTACCCGCTGAAGACAATCTGATTATCAAGGCAGCCCAACTGCTGCAACAGGCCAGTGGCTGCACCCATGGTGCCGACATCCAGCTCGAGAAGCGCTTGCCCATGGGCGGCGGTATAGGCGGCGGCAGCTCTGACGCAGCCACAACACTGCTGGGGCTGAATCACTTGTGGAAGACAGACCTGAGCATCGACCATCTTGCTGAGCTAGGCTTACAGCTGGGTGCCGACGTACCGGTCTTTGTCCGCGGGCAGGCAGCCTGGGCCGAAGGCGTTGGTGAAGAACTGACGCCGGTTGACCTGGAAGAGCCCTGGTATCTGGTGGTGGTGCCGCCCTGTCAGGTCAGTACCGCAGAAGTTTTTTCAGATCAGAGGTTGACGCGTGATACGTCGCCCATTACATTAGCGGCCTTCCGGAGGCACGGAGGTCGAAACGACCTACTGCCTGTTGTTGAAGCGCGTTATCCTGAAATACGTAACGCGTTGATCTTGCTAAACAATTATTGTGAAGCTAAGATGACCGGATCTGGCAGTTGCTTATTTGGGGCCTTCCCAAATAGACGCGAAGCTGATAAAGTTCGCGCCCGGTTGCCAGCCACACTGCAAACCTTTGTTGCAAAGGGATGTAACAGATCACCGTTACACCAGTTGCTTTACAAAGCGGCGTAA
- the lolB gene encoding lipoprotein insertase outer membrane protein LolB translates to MHPFIRVATLVCIALALTACGNLHKRETLEFGGDAGAWKAHRQSVEPIISWTLQGKLGMRSPQQSGSGTLLWLQQRESYDIRLSGPLGRGATQIVGTPAGVTLEIAGREPMHAATAEDLLEEQIGWRLPVEHLLWWVRGLPAPDSPSRLQLDTESRLARLQQSGWTLEYSRYQEVDGIELPQRMQLAGHDVLLTLIITQWEPELSE, encoded by the coding sequence ATGCATCCATTCATACGTGTCGCCACGCTGGTTTGTATAGCCTTGGCGTTGACTGCCTGCGGTAATCTGCACAAGCGCGAAACACTTGAGTTCGGTGGCGACGCTGGCGCCTGGAAAGCGCACCGCCAGTCCGTCGAGCCCATCATCAGCTGGACACTGCAGGGCAAGCTGGGCATGCGCTCGCCCCAGCAGTCCGGCAGTGGCACCCTGCTCTGGCTGCAGCAGCGGGAAAGCTATGATATCCGTCTGTCCGGCCCGCTCGGACGAGGAGCTACCCAGATAGTCGGCACCCCTGCTGGTGTCACATTGGAAATTGCCGGGCGCGAACCCATGCACGCCGCTACTGCAGAGGACCTGCTGGAAGAGCAGATCGGCTGGCGCTTGCCGGTTGAGCACCTGCTCTGGTGGGTCCGCGGCCTGCCAGCACCGGATAGCCCGAGCCGACTGCAACTGGACACCGAAAGCCGGCTCGCTCGGCTGCAACAATCAGGCTGGACCCTAGAGTACAGCCGCTACCAGGAGGTTGATGGCATCGAGTTACCACAACGCATGCAGCTGGCCGGGCACGATGTCCTGCTCACCTTGATTATCACCCAGTGGGAACCCGAGCTTTCCGAATGA